From Nymphalis io chromosome 10, ilAglIoxx1.1, whole genome shotgun sequence, a single genomic window includes:
- the LOC126771216 gene encoding phospholipase A1 member A-like: MPSKRSAMRPCRGRFAEPIAGDPPWELQAEVLAEVYGFRAEARDRGDRPGTNPRDPIEINKNSITLEAVAPLISSKNTAIIVHGHRGSVTTSLNPTVKDAFLRNQDLNVIVVDWSSYASQSYAVAAGAVPSVGVSLADLIKQLVDVTAVSINSLHLVGFDLGAHIVGFAGRILDGKVARITGLSPAAQSWGSNSQRLNSNDANYVEVIHTDAVGVLGHGIGDPVGDVDFFVNGGTGQPGCFLNNYCSHNRAWEVFVATLTNNHLLGNQCGNWLQVTLNTCRGYTLPMGNNDFNKLGSGMFRVNTRRTYPF, translated from the exons atgccctcaaagaggtctgccatgcggccatgccgaggacgCTTCGCAGAGCCcatcgcgggcgatccgccctgggaactccaggcggaggtgcttgcAGAGGTGTACggcttccgggccgaggcgagagaccgcggcgaccgtccagg aaccAATCCTAGAGATCCTATCGAAATAAACAAGAATAGTATTACATTAGAAGCTGTAGCGCCACTCATCTCTTCAAAAAATACGGCTATCATTGTTCACGGACATAGAGGATCTGTAACTACTTCCTTAAACCCGACGGTCAAGGATG CTTTCCTCAGGAATCAAGATTTAAACGTCATTGTAGTAGACTGGTCATCGTACGCATCGCAATCTTACGCTGTTGCTGCGGGAGCCGTCCCAAGTGTTGGTGTCAGCTTGGCTGATTTGATCAAACAATTAGTTGACGTTACTGCTGTGTCTATTAACTCCTTGCATCTAGTCGGTTTTGATCTCGGCGCTCATATCGTCGGTTTTGCTGGAAGGATTCTCGATGGAAAAGTCGCAAGAATAActg gaCTGAGTCCAGCTGCACAGAGTTGGGGAAGCAACTCTCAACGTCTGAACAGTAATGATGCTAATTATGTGGAAGTTATTCACACCGATGCTGTTGGTGTTTTGGGCCATGGTATTGGTGACCCTGTTGGTGATGTAGACTTCTTTGTCAACGGTGGAACTGGACAGCCTGGCTGTTTCCTTAACAATTACTGTAGTCACAACCGTGCGTGGGAAGTGTTCGTTGCCACACTCACCAATAATCATTTACTCGGAAATCAATGTGGAAATTGGCTCCAAGTTACACTGAACACTTGTCGTGGCTACACTCTCCCGATGGGAAATAACGATTTTAACAAACTTgg gtCTGGAATGTTCCGTGTTAATACCAGAAGAACATACCCCTTCTAA